A portion of the Pseudomonas sp. PSE14 genome contains these proteins:
- a CDS encoding LuxR C-terminal-related transcriptional regulator, whose product MSTKFSPPRIGTKHVPRANLIAQLDQMHECRLALITGAAGYGKTTLLAQWRQARLKAGAEVAWISLTADDKGYAPFCTALIEALRRLGVGVEFDLLQEDGTATAMDATIAAIVDAAENLSKELYLILDDYHHVEVPLAHKLVQKLLDQGPGNLHLVIASRVAPPLSLSRLRVMQQVVEIESVTLPFDPAETRTFVEENLGRDKLNADELNLIHELTSGWPSCLQLIVIMLKNRPDTRSILHDLIWRSSDLQTYLSEEVVEHLPAELVEFAEALSLFRRFNAAMARAVTDRADAAELIKRMEDENLLIYRVDSDDRLAWYRLHPLFGEFLATRLARHGGDLQKQLHQRAARWFAEHRCLTEAVRHASLGEDLDFATQVIERTAPSTWSLEYLGPTLHLLERLPEEVLLRHKRLLFLACLTVSLTSRPARAKAWLQHLSTADLQGLPEIANGLPMIRAAIAVQDDDTDLVIELLEPLRDASVENPFLRYVLLSALTVAYSAAGRYSDARRLFDQHPIPPEDRGNDMAMVAEFSSATNLVAAGNFRDFEKVGSQLLEHSTREGGNRSICANLCASALTEVFYELDRIDDSRETIANRFGLLHSSVPDVIVRTNVTRVRLDLLQKGSEAALAFLEQQIAHLRCLGQVRPVAQLLGEEIRVLLLKGSRGRAGELLETLDELARQHGTERGARAELPAIAALARARVLKAEDSEQTLAQLEIVRAYAKAFDRGRMAVLADLLAASALEDLKRPDEALQRARQAVSDGQRFGLVRTFIDEGPLAERLLARLVEEQAVEGEVLAYTEELLAKLNDPFAVNASAPRPRRALPAKTQAVLTKREIDILALVAQAMSSKRIAHTLDITLETVKWNLRNIFAKLGVSSRYDAMIWAKNHNLIE is encoded by the coding sequence GTGTCGACCAAGTTCTCCCCGCCGCGCATCGGCACCAAGCACGTGCCGCGCGCCAACCTGATCGCCCAGCTCGACCAGATGCACGAGTGCCGCCTGGCGCTGATCACCGGCGCCGCCGGCTACGGCAAGACCACCCTGCTGGCGCAATGGCGCCAGGCCCGCCTGAAGGCCGGCGCCGAGGTTGCCTGGATCTCGCTGACCGCCGACGACAAGGGCTACGCGCCCTTCTGCACCGCGCTGATCGAAGCGCTGCGCCGGCTGGGCGTCGGCGTGGAGTTCGACCTGCTGCAGGAAGACGGCACCGCCACCGCGATGGACGCCACCATCGCCGCCATCGTCGATGCCGCGGAGAACCTGTCCAAGGAGCTCTACCTGATCCTCGACGACTACCACCACGTCGAGGTGCCGCTGGCCCACAAGCTGGTGCAGAAACTGCTCGACCAGGGCCCCGGCAACCTGCACCTGGTGATCGCCTCGCGGGTGGCGCCACCGCTGAGCCTGTCGCGCCTGCGAGTGATGCAGCAGGTGGTGGAGATCGAGAGCGTCACCCTGCCCTTCGACCCCGCCGAGACGCGTACCTTCGTCGAGGAGAACCTCGGCCGCGACAAGCTCAACGCCGACGAACTGAACCTGATCCACGAACTCACCAGCGGCTGGCCGTCCTGCCTGCAGCTGATCGTGATCATGCTGAAGAACCGCCCCGACACCCGTTCCATCCTGCATGACCTGATCTGGCGCTCCAGCGACCTGCAGACCTACCTCAGCGAAGAGGTGGTCGAGCACCTGCCGGCCGAACTGGTGGAGTTCGCCGAGGCGCTGTCGCTGTTCCGCCGCTTCAACGCCGCCATGGCCCGCGCGGTGACCGACAGGGCCGACGCCGCCGAGCTGATCAAGCGCATGGAGGACGAGAACCTGCTGATCTACCGTGTCGACTCCGACGACCGCCTCGCCTGGTACCGCCTGCACCCACTGTTCGGCGAGTTCCTCGCCACCCGCCTGGCCCGCCACGGCGGCGACCTGCAGAAGCAACTGCACCAGCGCGCGGCACGCTGGTTCGCCGAGCACCGCTGCCTGACCGAAGCCGTGCGCCACGCAAGCCTGGGCGAGGACCTGGACTTCGCCACCCAGGTCATCGAGCGCACCGCGCCCTCGACCTGGAGCCTGGAGTACCTGGGGCCCACGCTGCACCTGCTGGAGCGCCTGCCCGAAGAGGTGCTGCTACGCCACAAGCGCCTGCTCTTCCTCGCCTGCCTGACGGTGTCGCTGACCTCGCGGCCGGCTCGGGCCAAGGCCTGGCTGCAACACCTGAGCACGGCGGACCTGCAGGGGCTGCCGGAAATCGCCAACGGCCTGCCGATGATCCGTGCCGCCATCGCCGTGCAGGACGACGACACCGATCTGGTCATCGAACTGCTGGAGCCGCTGCGCGATGCCAGCGTGGAGAACCCCTTCCTGCGCTACGTGCTGCTGTCGGCGCTGACGGTCGCCTACTCCGCGGCCGGCCGTTACAGCGACGCCCGCCGGCTGTTCGACCAGCACCCGATTCCTCCCGAGGACCGTGGCAACGACATGGCCATGGTCGCCGAATTCTCCAGCGCCACCAACCTGGTCGCCGCCGGCAACTTCCGCGATTTCGAGAAGGTCGGTTCGCAGCTGCTCGAGCACTCCACCCGTGAGGGCGGCAACCGCTCCATCTGCGCCAACCTCTGCGCCAGCGCCCTGACCGAGGTCTTCTACGAACTCGACCGCATCGACGACTCCCGCGAGACCATCGCCAACCGCTTCGGCCTGCTGCATTCCTCCGTGCCGGACGTGATCGTGCGCACCAACGTCACCCGCGTACGCCTGGATCTTTTGCAGAAGGGCTCCGAGGCCGCGCTGGCGTTCCTCGAACAGCAGATCGCCCACCTGCGTTGCCTTGGCCAGGTCCGCCCGGTGGCGCAACTGCTGGGCGAGGAAATCCGCGTACTACTGCTCAAGGGCAGCCGCGGCCGGGCCGGCGAACTGCTGGAAACCCTCGACGAACTGGCTCGCCAGCATGGCACCGAGCGCGGCGCCCGTGCCGAACTGCCGGCGATTGCCGCACTGGCCCGCGCGCGCGTCCTCAAGGCCGAGGACTCGGAACAGACCCTGGCCCAACTGGAGATCGTTCGCGCCTACGCCAAGGCCTTCGATCGCGGCCGCATGGCGGTGCTGGCCGACCTGCTCGCGGCCTCCGCGCTGGAAGACCTCAAGCGTCCCGACGAAGCCCTGCAGCGCGCACGCCAGGCGGTCAGCGACGGACAGCGCTTCGGCCTGGTCCGCACCTTCATCGATGAAGGTCCGCTGGCGGAAAGACTGCTCGCCCGCCTGGTCGAGGAGCAGGCGGTGGAAGGCGAGGTGCTGGCCTACACCGAGGAACTGCTCGCCAAGCTCAACGACCCCTTCGCGGTCAACGCCAGCGCTCCCCGCCCGCGCCGCGCCCTGCCGGCGAAGACCCAGGCCGTGCTGACCAAGCGCGAGATCGACATCCTCGCGCTGGTGGCCCAGGCCATGTCGAGCAAGCGCATCGCCCATACGCTGGACATCACCCTGGAAACGGTGAAGTGGAACCTGCGCAACATCTTCGCCAAGCTCGGTGTGTCCAGCCGTTACGACGCGATGATCTGGGCGAAGAACCACAACCTGATCGAGTAA
- a CDS encoding MBL fold metallo-hydrolase, with amino-acid sequence MDNDNRPRHDGGLTYPCGPRPAFGEMREVAPGVQWTRMPLPPSLAAINLWLLDDDSGYTLVDTGINSPEARQTWEQLFDGALHGRALQRVLVTHLHPDHVGLAGWLCARFDCRLWMTRLEYMQCRVLAGDTGREAPPEGLAFYRRAGWDEDALAMYRSRFGNFGRMIWQLPDSFRRIRDGESVRIGNHHWEVVVGAGHTPEHACLYDPARRLLITGDQVLPRISSNLSVHPIEPDADPIGDWLVSLVVLRQRIADDVLVLPAHGEPFHGLHARLDQLRDSLLATLQRLRQGLQRPRRAIDTFELLFSRPIPMTDGSLMSLATGESLAHLNHLLHRGELEVETDSDGVAWYRLRSEAATEETSA; translated from the coding sequence ATGGACAACGACAACCGGCCCCGGCACGACGGCGGGCTGACCTATCCCTGTGGCCCCCGTCCGGCCTTCGGCGAGATGCGTGAAGTGGCGCCCGGGGTGCAGTGGACCCGCATGCCGCTGCCACCGTCCCTGGCAGCGATCAACCTGTGGCTGCTGGACGACGACAGCGGCTACACCCTGGTCGACACCGGCATCAACAGCCCCGAGGCGCGCCAGACCTGGGAGCAACTGTTCGATGGCGCACTGCACGGGCGGGCGCTGCAGCGAGTGCTGGTCACCCACCTGCATCCGGACCATGTCGGCCTCGCCGGCTGGCTCTGCGCGCGCTTCGACTGCCGCCTGTGGATGACCCGCCTGGAGTACATGCAGTGCCGGGTACTGGCCGGCGATACCGGACGCGAGGCGCCACCCGAGGGGCTGGCCTTCTACCGCCGGGCCGGTTGGGACGAGGATGCATTGGCGATGTACCGCTCACGCTTCGGCAATTTCGGCCGGATGATCTGGCAGTTGCCCGACAGCTTCCGGCGCATCCGCGACGGCGAGTCCGTGCGGATCGGCAATCACCACTGGGAAGTGGTGGTCGGCGCCGGCCACACCCCCGAGCACGCCTGCCTGTACGATCCGGCGCGGCGCCTGCTGATCACCGGCGACCAGGTGCTGCCGAGGATTTCGTCGAACCTTTCGGTTCACCCCATCGAACCCGACGCCGACCCGATCGGCGACTGGCTGGTCTCGCTGGTGGTGTTGCGCCAGCGCATCGCCGACGACGTACTGGTGCTGCCCGCCCATGGCGAACCCTTCCATGGCCTGCACGCCCGCCTGGACCAGTTGCGCGACAGCCTGCTCGCCACGCTGCAACGGCTGCGCCAGGGCTTGCAGCGGCCACGGCGCGCGATCGATACCTTCGAACTGCTGTTCTCCCGGCCGATACCCATGACCGACGGCAGCCTGATGAGCCTGGCGACCGGGGAAAGCCTGGCGCACCTGAACCACCTGCTGCATCGCGGCGAACTGGAAGTCGAGACCGACAGCGACGGCGTCGCCTGGTATCGCCTGCGCAGCGAAGCCGCCACCGAGGAAACCTCAGCATGA
- a CDS encoding MMPL family transporter codes for MAIDNSTDHLQTIADLRDFDHASGSRLERLIFNHRLVVVLLCLLATVLLAWQARGLTLNAAFEKTIPHNQPYIRNFLEYRDELKGLGNAVRVVVENRKGDIFDPAYLQALKQINDELFLTPGVDRANVKSLWMPVVRWNEVTEEGFAGGPVMPDNYSGTSQDIEQLRQNIGRAQLLGNLVGGDYRSSMVFVPLLDKDADSGKPIDYWELSKRLETIRAKYSGAQDGADIQVRIVGFAKVVGDLLDGLRQMVLYFAVAAIIAALIIYGWTRCLRSTALVLGCSCVAVLWQLGLIALLGYELDPYSILVPFLVFAIGVSHGAQKMNGIMQDVGRGTHRLVAARYTFRRLFLAGLTALAADAVGFAVLMLIDIPVIQDLAITASIGVALLVFTNLILLPVMLSYTGVSASAAARSLRAEQRSAGGVWALLERFTERRWATPLLIGAALLGAGGFALSTQLKIGDLDAGASELRPNSRYNLDNAYITSKYSLSSDQFAVIVKTPAEGCLAYQTLVEADRLGWTLQQVPGVQSTVSLADAVRKITAGSYEGSNKWLTLSPNQDVLNYAARTASTTNPELFNTECSIMPVVAYLADHKAQTLERVVEAAARFAAEHSTAEHQFLLAAGSAGIEAATNIVVKKANLSMLLYVYAAVVVLCFITFRSWRAVIVAVVPLVITSVLCEALMVVLGMGVKVATLPVIALGVGIGVDYALYLLSIQLASQRAGATLVEAYRHALRFTGKVVALVGVTLAAGVITWAFSPIKFQADMGILLTFMFVWNMLGALVLIPALSHFLLRGVGASGPRAACNVVTTPKASVSERRDEPVARCV; via the coding sequence ATGGCTATCGACAATTCCACCGACCACCTGCAGACCATCGCCGACCTGCGCGATTTCGATCACGCATCGGGCAGCCGTCTGGAGCGGTTGATTTTCAACCACCGCCTGGTGGTGGTGCTGCTCTGCCTGCTGGCCACCGTGCTGCTGGCCTGGCAGGCGCGCGGGCTGACGCTGAACGCGGCGTTCGAAAAGACCATCCCGCACAACCAGCCGTACATCCGCAACTTCCTGGAGTACCGCGACGAACTCAAGGGCTTGGGCAACGCCGTGCGCGTGGTGGTGGAGAACCGCAAGGGCGACATCTTCGACCCGGCCTACCTGCAGGCCCTCAAGCAGATCAACGACGAACTCTTCCTCACCCCGGGCGTCGACCGCGCCAACGTCAAGTCGCTGTGGATGCCGGTGGTGCGCTGGAACGAGGTGACCGAGGAGGGCTTCGCCGGCGGCCCGGTGATGCCCGACAACTATTCCGGCACCAGTCAGGACATCGAGCAGCTGCGGCAGAACATCGGCCGCGCGCAGCTGCTGGGCAACCTGGTGGGCGGCGACTACCGCTCCAGCATGGTGTTCGTGCCGCTGCTGGACAAGGACGCCGACAGCGGCAAGCCGATCGACTACTGGGAGCTGTCCAAGCGCCTGGAGACGATCCGCGCGAAGTATTCCGGAGCCCAGGACGGCGCCGACATCCAGGTGCGCATCGTCGGCTTCGCCAAGGTGGTGGGCGACCTGCTCGACGGTCTGCGGCAGATGGTCCTGTACTTCGCCGTGGCCGCCATCATCGCCGCGCTGATCATCTATGGCTGGACCCGCTGCCTGCGCAGCACCGCGCTGGTGCTGGGCTGTTCCTGCGTGGCGGTGCTCTGGCAACTGGGGCTGATCGCGCTGCTGGGTTACGAGCTGGACCCGTACTCGATCCTGGTGCCGTTCCTGGTGTTCGCCATCGGCGTGTCCCACGGGGCACAGAAGATGAACGGCATCATGCAGGACGTCGGCCGTGGCACCCACCGCCTGGTGGCGGCGCGCTACACCTTCCGCCGCCTGTTCCTCGCCGGGCTGACGGCGCTGGCCGCCGACGCGGTGGGCTTCGCGGTGCTGATGCTGATCGACATCCCGGTGATCCAGGACCTGGCCATCACCGCCTCGATCGGCGTGGCGCTGCTGGTGTTCACCAACCTCATCCTGCTGCCGGTGATGCTGTCCTATACCGGCGTCAGCGCCAGCGCCGCCGCGCGCAGCCTGCGTGCCGAACAGCGCAGCGCTGGTGGCGTCTGGGCCTTGCTGGAGCGCTTCACCGAGCGCCGCTGGGCCACGCCGCTGCTGATCGGCGCGGCGCTGCTGGGGGCCGGTGGCTTCGCCCTGAGCACGCAGCTGAAGATCGGCGATCTCGACGCCGGGGCGTCCGAGCTGCGTCCGAACTCGCGCTACAACCTGGACAACGCCTACATCACCAGCAAGTACTCGTTGTCCAGCGACCAGTTCGCGGTGATCGTCAAGACCCCGGCCGAGGGCTGCCTGGCCTACCAGACGCTGGTCGAGGCGGACCGCCTGGGCTGGACCCTGCAGCAGGTGCCGGGAGTGCAGAGCACGGTGTCGCTGGCCGACGCGGTGCGCAAGATCACTGCCGGTTCCTACGAGGGCAGCAACAAGTGGCTGACCCTGTCGCCGAACCAGGACGTGCTCAACTACGCGGCGCGCACCGCCAGCACCACCAACCCGGAGCTGTTCAACACCGAGTGCTCGATCATGCCGGTGGTGGCCTACCTGGCCGACCACAAGGCGCAGACCCTGGAACGGGTGGTCGAGGCCGCCGCGCGCTTCGCCGCCGAGCACAGCACGGCAGAGCACCAGTTCCTCCTCGCCGCCGGCAGCGCCGGTATCGAAGCTGCCACCAACATCGTGGTGAAGAAGGCCAACCTGAGCATGCTGCTGTACGTCTATGCGGCAGTGGTGGTGCTGTGCTTCATCACCTTCCGCAGCTGGCGCGCAGTGATCGTCGCGGTGGTCCCGCTGGTGATCACCTCGGTGCTCTGCGAGGCGCTGATGGTGGTGCTGGGCATGGGCGTGAAGGTCGCCACCCTGCCGGTGATCGCCCTCGGCGTGGGCATCGGCGTGGACTACGCGCTCTACCTGCTGAGCATCCAGCTGGCCAGCCAGCGCGCCGGAGCCACGTTGGTGGAGGCCTACCGCCACGCCCTGCGCTTCACCGGCAAGGTGGTCGCCCTGGTGGGCGTGACCCTGGCGGCCGGCGTGATCACCTGGGCCTTCTCGCCGATCAAGTTCCAGGCCGACATGGGCATCCTGCTTACCTTCATGTTCGTCTGGAACATGCTGGGCGCACTGGTGCTCATCCCGGCGCTTTCCCATTTCCTGCTGCGTGGCGTCGGTGCCTCCGGGCCCCGCGCCGCGTGCAACGTCGTTACCACGCCGAAGGCGAGCGTGAGCGAGCGGCGCGACGAACCCGTCGCCCGTTGCGTCTGA
- a CDS encoding thioesterase family protein, whose translation MSKPQPEVLEAYAYAQPIPTRWMDNDVYGHVNNVVYYSYFDTVVNSYLIRHGVLDYLAGDTIGLVIETQCNYFASLSFPDTVNAALRVASIGNSSVRYEIGLFRNDERTCAAKGHFVHVYVDRETRRPVPLPAALRQVLEGLQVQAEPA comes from the coding sequence ATGAGCAAGCCACAACCCGAAGTCCTGGAAGCCTACGCCTACGCCCAACCAATCCCGACCCGCTGGATGGACAACGACGTCTATGGCCACGTCAACAACGTCGTCTACTACAGCTACTTCGACACCGTGGTGAACAGCTACCTGATCCGCCATGGCGTCCTGGACTACCTGGCCGGCGACACCATCGGGCTGGTGATCGAAACGCAGTGCAACTACTTCGCTTCGCTGAGCTTCCCCGATACCGTCAATGCCGCGCTGCGCGTCGCGAGCATCGGCAACTCCAGCGTGCGCTACGAGATCGGGCTGTTCCGCAATGACGAGCGGACCTGCGCGGCCAAAGGGCATTTCGTGCACGTCTACGTCGACCGCGAAACGCGCCGCCCGGTGCCCCTGCCCGCAGCGCTGCGCCAGGTGCTGGAAGGCCTGCAGGTTCAGGCCGAGCCGGCCTGA
- a CDS encoding DUF1302 domain-containing protein, whose product MANDKNKMMKNQPAVSQALSASVLVLCALGAGNARAIEIDTGNPDLQLRFDNTFRYNLGKRIDDQKQAILKNPNNDDGDRNFKKNSIVANRIDILSESDLVYKQKYGARVSAALWYDDAYAGSLDGDNTATSNHLNGDGRPAQGLSRYANRYYEGPSGEILDAFVFGSFNLGDSPLQMRAGRHTVNWGESLLGSGAIHGISYGQAPLDQGKALALPGIEAKELYIPRTQLSTQLQVNPELSFAAQYFLEWRPSRVPEAGTYLGFSDIYLQGGESFILTPNLRATHGDDIEPHDSGDWGVMARWTPEALDATLGLYVRRFSDTLPQVILLQTRKPQYFMDYGSDIDMYGFSLSKEVAGISFGLDLNYRHNMPLVSSPARVTKLSALPDRGDILGARGDTVHGVLNAIGSVSSTPLFDAASWATELTWSRWVSVNDDPLNLFKGSSQYKAVSTNIDAVTRNAYTMAVNFTPTWYQVFPGGDLSMPLSYSVGLQGNSAVASGGNEDAGSYAVGMALDLYSRYRFDLKYVDYFGDFSKNANGAALTPSGSQSLLEDRGALYFTFKTSI is encoded by the coding sequence ATGGCCAACGACAAGAACAAGATGATGAAGAATCAGCCAGCTGTATCCCAGGCACTGAGCGCGAGCGTCCTGGTGTTGTGCGCTTTGGGTGCGGGCAATGCCCGGGCCATCGAGATCGATACCGGTAACCCGGACCTGCAACTGCGCTTCGACAATACCTTCCGTTACAACCTCGGCAAGCGTATCGACGACCAGAAGCAGGCGATCCTGAAGAACCCCAACAACGACGATGGCGACCGCAATTTCAAGAAGAACAGCATCGTCGCCAACCGCATCGACATCCTCAGCGAGAGCGACCTGGTCTACAAGCAGAAGTACGGTGCGCGCGTGAGCGCCGCGCTCTGGTACGACGATGCCTATGCCGGGAGCCTGGACGGCGACAACACCGCCACGTCCAACCACCTCAACGGCGACGGCCGGCCGGCGCAAGGTCTGAGCCGCTACGCCAACCGCTACTACGAAGGCCCCTCGGGCGAAATCCTCGACGCCTTCGTGTTCGGCTCCTTCAACCTGGGTGACTCGCCGCTGCAGATGCGTGCCGGCCGCCACACCGTCAACTGGGGCGAATCGCTGCTGGGCAGCGGCGCGATCCACGGCATTTCCTACGGCCAGGCGCCGCTGGACCAGGGCAAGGCCCTGGCGCTGCCCGGCATCGAGGCCAAGGAGCTGTACATCCCGCGCACCCAGCTGTCGACGCAGCTGCAGGTCAACCCGGAGCTGTCGTTCGCCGCCCAGTACTTCCTCGAATGGCGGCCGTCGCGGGTGCCGGAGGCGGGCACCTACCTGGGCTTCTCCGACATCTACCTGCAGGGTGGCGAGTCGTTCATCCTCACCCCGAACCTGCGCGCCACCCACGGCGACGACATCGAGCCGCATGACTCCGGCGACTGGGGCGTCATGGCACGCTGGACCCCGGAGGCGCTGGACGCCACCCTGGGCCTCTACGTGCGCCGCTTCTCCGACACCCTGCCGCAGGTCATCCTGCTGCAGACCCGCAAGCCCCAGTACTTCATGGACTACGGCTCGGACATCGACATGTACGGCTTCAGCCTGTCCAAGGAAGTCGCCGGCATCAGCTTCGGCCTGGACCTGAACTATCGCCACAACATGCCGCTGGTGAGCAGCCCGGCGCGGGTGACCAAACTGTCCGCGCTGCCGGACCGTGGCGACATCCTCGGCGCCCGTGGCGACACCGTGCATGGCGTGCTCAACGCCATCGGCTCGGTCAGCTCCACGCCGCTGTTCGACGCCGCCTCCTGGGCCACCGAACTGACCTGGAGCCGCTGGGTGTCGGTCAACGACGACCCGCTGAACCTGTTCAAGGGCAGCTCGCAGTACAAGGCCGTGTCGACCAACATCGATGCCGTGACCCGCAACGCCTACACCATGGCGGTGAACTTCACGCCGACCTGGTACCAGGTGTTCCCGGGCGGCGACCTGAGCATGCCGCTGAGCTACTCGGTGGGCCTGCAGGGCAACTCGGCGGTCGCCTCCGGCGGCAACGAGGACGCCGGCAGCTATGCCGTCGGCATGGCGCTGGACCTGTACAGCCGCTACCGCTTCGACCTGAAGTACGTCGACTACTTCGGCGACTTCTCGAAGAACGCCAACGGCGCGGCCCTCACTCCCAGCGGCAGTCAGTCCCTGCTCGAGGACCGTGGCGCCCTGTACTTCACCTTCAAGACCAGTATCTGA
- a CDS encoding YCF48-related protein: MFRRILGVPLAFGLAVLAGAVTAQPAFVAPMDVPAPASALALKAPLNALAVAGQRLVVAGQRGHILYSDDGQSWTQAAVPVSSDLNALAFPSPQQGWAVGHEGVILHSADGGHSWTRQLDGPRIAELLQRQYGRPANPDDPDAARLQHEAELAVAQGADKPLLDVWFEDDKRGYAIGAFNLILRTEDGGQHWTPWLDRVENPRGMHLYAMRPAAGTLFMVGEQGLVLKFDARQQRFRALELPYQGTLFGIVGTPEVVLVYGLRGNALRSTDGGASWHKVQTGTDAGLNTGTVLADGSIVLGSQSGELLRSTDQGASFHPLKVARAAPNFAVAAAPGAKVALVGLGGVRLESLQ, encoded by the coding sequence ATGTTCAGAAGAATCCTCGGCGTTCCGCTGGCCTTCGGCTTGGCCGTGCTGGCGGGTGCCGTCACGGCGCAGCCAGCCTTCGTCGCACCCATGGACGTTCCGGCGCCGGCGAGCGCCCTGGCGCTGAAGGCGCCGCTCAACGCACTGGCCGTGGCCGGGCAGCGCCTGGTGGTCGCCGGGCAGCGCGGGCACATCCTGTATTCCGACGACGGTCAGAGCTGGACCCAGGCCGCGGTGCCGGTCAGCTCCGACCTCAACGCCCTGGCGTTTCCCAGCCCCCAGCAGGGCTGGGCGGTGGGACACGAAGGCGTGATCCTGCACAGCGCCGACGGCGGCCACAGCTGGACGCGCCAGCTCGACGGCCCGCGGATCGCCGAACTGCTGCAGCGCCAGTACGGCCGACCGGCCAACCCGGACGACCCCGACGCGGCGCGCCTGCAACACGAGGCCGAGCTGGCCGTTGCGCAGGGTGCGGACAAGCCGCTGCTGGACGTGTGGTTCGAAGACGACAAACGCGGCTACGCCATCGGCGCCTTCAACCTGATCCTGCGCACCGAGGACGGCGGCCAGCACTGGACGCCCTGGCTCGACCGCGTGGAAAACCCGCGTGGCATGCACCTGTACGCCATGCGCCCGGCGGCCGGCACGCTATTCATGGTGGGCGAGCAGGGGCTGGTGCTCAAGTTCGACGCCCGGCAGCAACGCTTCCGCGCACTGGAGCTGCCTTACCAGGGCACCCTGTTCGGCATCGTCGGCACGCCCGAGGTGGTGCTGGTCTACGGCCTGCGCGGCAACGCCCTGCGCAGCACCGACGGTGGCGCCAGCTGGCACAAGGTACAGACCGGCACCGACGCCGGGCTCAACACCGGCACCGTGCTGGCCGACGGCTCGATCGTCCTGGGCAGCCAGTCCGGCGAGCTGCTGCGCTCCACCGACCAGGGCGCCAGCTTCCACCCGCTGAAGGTCGCGCGCGCGGCGCCGAACTTCGCCGTGGCCGCGGCGCCGGGCGCCAAGGTGGCCCTGGTCGGGCTGGGCGGCGTGCGCCTGGAAAGCCTGCAATGA
- a CDS encoding SDR family NAD(P)-dependent oxidoreductase — translation MNLHNKVAIVTGAASGLGLATCRALAAAGVRVVGLDLQQERLDAALGGEIRGIAVDVADESSVSAAIEQVVGELGGLHLAVNCAGILGPSKTLSKGQLFPTELWNRVLAVNLTGTFNVIRHAALAMSANEPDEGGERGVIINTASGAAREGQMGQAAYSASKAGVIGMTLPIARDLAEHGIRVVSLAPGLFESGMSAGMPAKVSETIVNGLLFPRRMGRPEEFAALVRHVAENSYLNALTLDIQCGTR, via the coding sequence ATGAATCTGCACAACAAGGTCGCCATCGTCACCGGGGCCGCTTCGGGGCTCGGCCTCGCCACCTGTCGCGCCCTGGCTGCCGCCGGCGTGCGGGTGGTCGGCCTGGACCTGCAGCAGGAGCGCCTGGACGCCGCGCTGGGCGGCGAAATCCGCGGCATCGCCGTCGACGTGGCCGACGAGTCCAGTGTCAGTGCCGCCATCGAGCAGGTGGTGGGCGAGCTGGGTGGCCTGCACCTGGCGGTGAACTGCGCCGGCATCCTCGGCCCAAGCAAGACCCTCTCCAAGGGCCAGCTGTTCCCCACCGAACTGTGGAACCGCGTACTGGCGGTCAACCTGACCGGCACCTTCAACGTCATCCGCCATGCGGCCCTGGCGATGAGCGCCAATGAACCGGACGAGGGCGGCGAGCGTGGCGTCATCATCAATACCGCGTCCGGCGCCGCGCGCGAAGGGCAGATGGGCCAGGCGGCCTACAGCGCGAGCAAGGCCGGGGTCATCGGCATGACCCTGCCGATCGCCCGTGACCTGGCCGAGCATGGCATCCGCGTGGTGAGCCTGGCGCCGGGCCTGTTCGAGTCGGGCATGTCCGCCGGCATGCCGGCGAAGGTCTCCGAAACCATCGTCAACGGCCTGCTGTTCCCCCGGCGCATGGGCCGGCCGGAGGAGTTCGCGGCGCTGGTCCGCCACGTGGCCGAGAATTCCTACCTGAACGCGCTGACCCTCGACATCCAGTGCGGCACCCGCTGA